Proteins encoded in a region of the Leifsonia sp. PS1209 genome:
- a CDS encoding tetratricopeptide repeat protein — translation MSQIPPSPTNLRGAVDLTSLVNRAMTSGQPAAAGAAAGTAPAGEQGGDVALPSLYFEGTDANFNDFLDLSMTVPVVVDLWAEWCEPCKQLSPILDRLIAEYGGRLVLVKVDVDANPQLTQAFQAQSIPAVAAVIGGRPVQLFAGAIPEQQVRDVFEQLLQLAAQNGVTGRAAVDGAAVPEAGDAAEQAEPTPEPLPPHHAEAYEAIERGDFDTAIAEYKTAIAQDPRDSMAVAGLAQVSLLARLAGKSLDEIRSAGAAAPDDVDAQLLVADLDISGGHVDDAFDRLLTLFPKLDAAGKDAVRTRILDYFEIVGVDDQRVVKARARLASLLY, via the coding sequence ATGAGCCAGATCCCGCCGAGCCCCACGAACCTGCGCGGAGCCGTCGACCTCACCTCGCTCGTGAACCGGGCCATGACGTCCGGTCAGCCCGCAGCGGCCGGCGCGGCCGCCGGAACGGCACCGGCGGGGGAGCAGGGCGGCGACGTCGCCCTGCCGAGCCTCTACTTCGAGGGCACGGACGCCAACTTCAACGACTTCCTCGACCTCTCGATGACCGTCCCGGTGGTCGTCGACCTGTGGGCCGAGTGGTGCGAGCCGTGCAAGCAGCTCAGTCCCATCCTGGACAGGCTGATCGCCGAGTACGGCGGCCGCCTGGTGCTGGTGAAGGTCGACGTGGATGCGAACCCGCAGCTCACGCAGGCGTTCCAGGCGCAGTCGATCCCCGCCGTCGCCGCCGTCATCGGCGGACGCCCCGTGCAGCTCTTCGCCGGGGCGATCCCGGAGCAGCAGGTGCGCGACGTGTTCGAGCAGCTGCTGCAGCTCGCCGCTCAGAACGGCGTGACCGGACGCGCGGCCGTCGACGGCGCAGCGGTGCCGGAGGCCGGAGACGCGGCGGAGCAGGCGGAGCCGACGCCGGAGCCGCTTCCCCCGCACCACGCAGAGGCGTACGAGGCGATCGAGCGCGGCGACTTCGACACGGCCATCGCGGAGTACAAGACCGCGATCGCCCAGGACCCGCGCGACAGCATGGCCGTCGCCGGCCTTGCCCAGGTGAGCCTGCTCGCGCGGCTGGCAGGGAAGTCGCTCGACGAGATCCGCTCGGCCGGGGCCGCCGCCCCCGACGACGTGGACGCGCAGCTGCTCGTGGCCGACCTCGACATCTCGGGTGGACACGTTGACGACGCGTTCGACCGGCTGCTCACGTTGTTCCCGAAGCTCGACGCCGCGGGCAAGGACGCGGTGCGCACGCGCATCCTGGACTATTTCGAGATCGTCGGTGTGGATGACCAGCGCGTCGTGAAGGCGCGGGCTAGGCTGGCGTCGCTGCTGTACTGA
- a CDS encoding NAD(P)H-binding protein — translation MARVLVVGGTGLAGRAVTNEAVGRGHDVIVASRRVPDDDSEQYVLGAVYETADVVSGDGLEAVLEGVDVLVDTTNGSGRTAAHVFAHGSQNLLHTAARFGVHQAVLLSIVNVDQSGYSYYRAKAAQERVYRESPLSTRILRTTQFHDFVSSIFARGKAGVIPAPSKTSFQPIAVSDVARLLVDAVDGQGEEDSTLTVGGPKVETTRELAEQWKAATGARGAIVPVRLGGQLGTFLRAGSNLVPDAALPGIDYATWLSSNAA, via the coding sequence ATGGCCCGCGTTCTCGTCGTCGGAGGAACCGGCCTCGCCGGTCGCGCCGTCACCAATGAAGCCGTGGGCCGTGGCCACGACGTGATCGTCGCCTCCCGCCGGGTGCCGGACGACGACAGCGAGCAGTATGTGCTCGGCGCCGTGTACGAGACGGCCGATGTCGTCTCCGGAGACGGGCTCGAAGCGGTGCTCGAGGGCGTCGACGTGCTGGTGGACACCACCAACGGCTCCGGCAGAACCGCCGCCCACGTCTTCGCCCACGGCTCGCAGAACCTATTGCACACCGCGGCCCGGTTCGGCGTGCACCAGGCCGTGCTGCTGTCCATCGTGAACGTCGATCAGTCCGGGTACAGCTACTACCGCGCCAAGGCCGCCCAGGAGCGCGTCTACCGGGAGTCTCCGCTCAGCACCCGCATCCTGCGCACGACGCAGTTCCACGACTTCGTGTCGTCGATCTTCGCGCGGGGGAAGGCGGGCGTCATCCCCGCTCCGTCGAAGACCAGCTTCCAGCCGATCGCGGTCAGCGATGTCGCCCGGCTGCTGGTCGACGCCGTCGACGGCCAGGGCGAGGAGGATTCCACGCTCACGGTCGGGGGCCCGAAGGTCGAGACCACGCGCGAGCTCGCGGAGCAGTGGAAGGCGGCGACCGGTGCGCGCGGCGCGATCGTGCCCGTGCGGCTCGGCGGTCAGCTCGGCACGTTCCTCCGGGCGGGCAGCAACCTGGTTCCGGATGCTGCCCTGCCCGGCATCGACTACGCCACCTGGCTCAGCTCGAACGCGGCTTGA
- the glgB gene encoding 1,4-alpha-glucan branching protein GlgB, with the protein MSPIPEGAAAVELPTLDDGLLLAVATGSYHDPHAVLGQHAVSAPGVADPITVIRTLRPLASEVTAVLSTGAHIELAHVAHGVWQGIDIIGAGTYTIEARYPDGSVWDAEDPYRFAPTIGELDIHLIAEGRHEQLWTALGAHLREIDGVRGTAFTVWAPHARAVRVVGDFNDWDGERHSLRSMGSSGVWEIFLPGIGAGAIYKFDLLGQNGAWVRKADPMARQAETPPATASVVTASEHVWGDDQWMRDRSSHDAHSGPMSIYELHFGSWRPGLGYREAADQLIDYVGALGYTHVEFLPLAEHPFGGSWGYQVTGYYAPTSRFGSPDDLRYLIDRLHQAGFGVIMDWVPGHFPKDDWALARFDGQALYEHSDPRRGEQKDWGTYVFDFGNSQVRNFLVANALYWLEEFHVDGLRVDAVASMLYLDYSRADGEWLPNIHGGRENLEAISFLQEVTATSYKRNPGTVMIAEESTSWPGVTQPTSSGGLGFGLKWNMGWMHDALQYIEEDPMYRSYHHSEITFSFVYAFSENFLLPISHDEVVHGKGSLLGKMPGDHWQQLANVRAFLAFMWAHPGKQLLFMGQEFGQPSEWSEERGLDWWILDQPSHRGLWDLVAQLNAVYKATPALWALDNDPAGFEWIDGSDAAGNVVSFLRKDADGSPIAVVMNFSGAPHTGYRVALPFAGQWEELLNTDAEAFGGSGVGNLGVVDAVDEPWAGRPASALVTLPPLGALWLKPRSS; encoded by the coding sequence ATGAGTCCCATCCCCGAAGGCGCGGCAGCCGTTGAGCTCCCCACCCTCGACGACGGGCTGCTCCTCGCCGTCGCCACCGGCAGCTACCACGACCCGCACGCCGTCCTCGGCCAGCACGCGGTCAGCGCGCCGGGCGTCGCCGACCCCATCACGGTCATCCGGACGCTGCGCCCGCTCGCCAGCGAGGTGACGGCTGTGCTGTCGACCGGCGCGCACATCGAGCTCGCGCACGTCGCCCACGGCGTCTGGCAGGGCATCGACATCATCGGAGCCGGCACGTACACGATCGAGGCCCGCTACCCGGACGGCAGCGTCTGGGACGCAGAGGACCCGTACCGGTTCGCGCCCACCATCGGCGAGCTGGACATCCACCTCATCGCCGAGGGCAGGCACGAGCAGCTGTGGACGGCTCTCGGAGCGCACCTCCGCGAGATCGACGGCGTGCGCGGCACGGCGTTCACCGTCTGGGCCCCGCACGCCCGCGCGGTGCGGGTGGTCGGCGACTTCAACGACTGGGACGGCGAACGCCACTCCCTGCGCAGCATGGGCTCCTCCGGCGTCTGGGAGATCTTCCTCCCCGGCATCGGCGCCGGCGCGATCTACAAGTTCGACCTGCTCGGCCAGAACGGCGCGTGGGTGCGCAAGGCCGACCCGATGGCCAGGCAGGCGGAGACTCCCCCGGCCACCGCCTCCGTCGTCACCGCCTCCGAGCACGTCTGGGGCGACGACCAGTGGATGCGCGACCGCTCCTCCCACGACGCCCACTCCGGCCCGATGAGCATCTACGAGCTGCACTTCGGCAGCTGGCGGCCGGGCCTCGGCTACCGGGAGGCCGCCGACCAGCTGATCGACTACGTCGGCGCCCTCGGCTACACGCACGTCGAGTTCCTGCCGCTCGCCGAGCATCCCTTCGGCGGATCGTGGGGATACCAGGTCACCGGGTACTACGCGCCGACCAGCAGGTTCGGCTCCCCCGACGACCTGCGCTACCTGATCGACCGGCTGCACCAGGCCGGGTTCGGCGTGATCATGGACTGGGTGCCCGGCCACTTCCCGAAGGACGACTGGGCGCTGGCCCGGTTCGACGGGCAGGCGCTCTACGAGCACTCCGACCCGCGCCGCGGCGAGCAGAAGGACTGGGGCACGTACGTCTTCGACTTCGGCAACTCGCAGGTGCGCAACTTCCTCGTCGCGAACGCGCTCTACTGGCTGGAGGAGTTCCACGTCGACGGCCTGCGGGTCGACGCCGTCGCCTCGATGCTCTACCTCGACTACTCCCGCGCTGACGGCGAATGGCTGCCGAACATCCACGGCGGCCGGGAGAACCTGGAGGCGATCAGCTTCCTGCAGGAGGTCACGGCCACCTCCTACAAGCGGAATCCGGGCACGGTGATGATCGCCGAGGAGTCCACCAGCTGGCCGGGCGTCACCCAGCCGACCTCCTCCGGCGGCCTCGGCTTCGGCCTCAAGTGGAACATGGGCTGGATGCACGACGCGCTGCAGTACATCGAGGAGGACCCGATGTACCGCAGCTACCACCACAGCGAGATCACCTTCTCGTTCGTCTACGCGTTCAGCGAGAACTTCCTCCTGCCGATCAGCCACGACGAGGTCGTGCACGGCAAGGGCTCGCTGCTCGGCAAGATGCCGGGCGACCACTGGCAGCAGCTCGCGAACGTGCGGGCATTCCTCGCGTTCATGTGGGCGCACCCCGGCAAGCAGCTGCTGTTCATGGGCCAGGAGTTCGGGCAGCCGTCGGAGTGGAGCGAGGAGCGCGGCCTCGACTGGTGGATCCTCGACCAGCCGTCGCACCGCGGCCTCTGGGACCTGGTGGCCCAGCTGAACGCCGTCTACAAGGCCACCCCCGCGCTCTGGGCGCTCGACAACGATCCGGCCGGCTTCGAGTGGATCGACGGCTCGGACGCGGCGGGCAACGTCGTGTCGTTCCTGCGCAAGGATGCGGACGGCTCACCGATCGCCGTCGTGATGAACTTCTCCGGCGCGCCGCACACGGGCTACCGCGTCGCACTGCCGTTCGCCGGTCAGTGGGAGGAGCTGCTGAACACGGACGCCGAGGCGTTCGGCGGCTCCGGTGTCGGCAACCTCGGGGTGGTGGATGCGGTGGACGAGCCCTGGGCCGGCCGCCCGGCGTCCGCGCTGGTCACGCTTCCGCCGCTCGGCGCCCTGTGGCTCAAGCCGCGTTCGAGCTGA
- a CDS encoding alpha-1,4-glucan--maltose-1-phosphate maltosyltransferase encodes MPILGLSPQVDDGLWPAAAFSGEVIPFRATAFREGHDQIGVDLLLLDPNGVQTEHRMHPVDPGTDRWEVLVQLETEGLWKYRVQAYADEYATWRHNAEVKIPAGIDTELMLTIGHELLTRAATDKRRSTAERRHLTETAKVVADTTKTVDERFAAAIEPRVAGILTVRPVVDLPTLSATRGVQVERTRAGVGSWYEFFPRSEGAKKQPDGTWKSGTFRSAAKRLPEVAAMGFDVVYLPPIHPIGRTFRKGPNNTLDAGPNDPGSPWAIGSAEGGHDAIHPDLGTEKDFVYFVGKAKQAGLEVALDLALQAAPDHPWVTEHPEWFTTLPDGTIAYAENPPKKYQDIYPINFDNDPEGLREEILRIVRYWMSLGVRIFRVDNPHTKPLAFWEWLIRTVNATDPDVVFLAEAFTRPAILHTLAKAGFQQSYTYFTWRNTKEELEEFLTGLATETADFLRPNLFVNTPDILTEYLQFGGPAAFKVRAAIAATAAPTWGVYSGFELYENVARAGAEEYIDNEKYEYRPRDYGRAQTLGQSLAPYLTMLNRARSEHPALRQLRNLRVHASDDDSILVYSKYLAGEFTRSGKPDAVIVVANVDPHSVRETMVHLDVAAFGVEPGALFEVKDIVTGAKWTWGADDYVRLDAFTEPVHILTVKAGS; translated from the coding sequence ATCCCGATCCTGGGGCTCTCCCCCCAGGTGGACGACGGCCTCTGGCCGGCGGCGGCGTTCAGCGGGGAGGTGATCCCGTTCCGGGCCACGGCGTTCAGGGAGGGCCACGACCAGATCGGCGTCGACCTGCTCCTGCTCGACCCGAACGGCGTGCAGACCGAGCACAGGATGCACCCCGTCGACCCGGGCACCGACCGCTGGGAGGTGCTCGTCCAGCTGGAGACGGAGGGCCTCTGGAAGTACCGCGTGCAGGCGTACGCCGACGAGTACGCCACCTGGCGGCACAACGCGGAGGTCAAGATCCCGGCCGGCATCGACACCGAGCTGATGCTGACCATCGGGCACGAGCTCCTCACCCGCGCGGCGACGGACAAGCGCCGCAGCACGGCGGAGCGCCGCCACCTCACCGAGACCGCCAAGGTGGTCGCCGACACCACCAAGACAGTGGATGAACGGTTCGCCGCCGCCATCGAGCCGCGCGTCGCTGGCATCCTCACCGTGCGCCCCGTCGTCGACCTGCCCACCCTCTCCGCGACGCGCGGCGTGCAGGTGGAGCGCACCCGCGCGGGCGTCGGCAGCTGGTACGAGTTCTTCCCGCGCTCCGAGGGCGCGAAGAAGCAGCCGGACGGCACCTGGAAGTCCGGCACCTTCCGCTCGGCGGCGAAGCGCCTGCCGGAGGTCGCCGCGATGGGCTTCGACGTCGTCTACCTGCCGCCGATCCACCCGATCGGGCGCACGTTCCGCAAGGGGCCGAACAACACGCTGGATGCGGGACCGAACGATCCGGGTTCGCCCTGGGCCATCGGCTCGGCGGAGGGCGGCCACGACGCCATCCACCCCGACCTCGGCACGGAGAAGGACTTCGTCTACTTCGTCGGCAAGGCCAAGCAGGCCGGGCTCGAGGTCGCGCTCGACCTCGCACTGCAGGCCGCACCGGACCACCCGTGGGTCACCGAGCATCCCGAGTGGTTCACGACCCTGCCGGACGGCACGATCGCGTACGCCGAGAACCCGCCGAAGAAGTACCAGGACATCTACCCGATCAACTTCGACAACGACCCGGAGGGCCTGCGCGAGGAGATCCTGCGCATCGTCCGCTACTGGATGTCGCTCGGCGTCCGCATCTTCCGCGTGGACAACCCGCACACCAAGCCGCTGGCGTTCTGGGAGTGGCTGATCCGCACGGTCAACGCCACCGACCCGGATGTGGTCTTCCTCGCCGAGGCGTTCACCCGCCCCGCGATCCTGCACACGCTCGCCAAGGCGGGCTTCCAGCAGTCGTACACCTACTTCACCTGGCGCAACACGAAGGAGGAGCTGGAGGAGTTCCTCACCGGCCTCGCTACAGAGACGGCGGACTTCCTGCGCCCCAACCTGTTCGTCAACACCCCGGACATCCTCACCGAGTACCTGCAGTTCGGCGGCCCGGCCGCGTTCAAGGTGCGCGCGGCCATCGCGGCGACGGCCGCGCCGACCTGGGGCGTCTACTCCGGCTTCGAGCTGTACGAGAACGTCGCCCGCGCCGGCGCGGAGGAGTACATCGACAACGAGAAGTACGAGTACCGCCCGCGCGACTACGGCAGGGCGCAGACCCTCGGCCAGTCGCTCGCGCCGTACCTGACCATGCTCAACCGGGCGCGCAGCGAGCATCCGGCGCTCCGCCAGCTGCGCAACCTGCGGGTGCACGCCAGCGACGACGACTCGATCCTCGTCTACTCCAAATATCTGGCCGGCGAGTTCACCCGCAGCGGCAAACCGGATGCGGTCATCGTCGTGGCGAACGTCGACCCGCACTCGGTGCGCGAGACGATGGTGCACCTCGACGTCGCCGCGTTCGGCGTCGAGCCCGGCGCCCTGTTCGAGGTCAAAGACATCGTCACGGGTGCGAAATGGACCTGGGGGGCCGACGACTACGTCCGGCTCGACGCGTTCACCGAGCCCGTGCACATCCTTACTGTGAAGGCAGGTTCCTGA
- the glgP gene encoding alpha-glucan family phosphorylase, with the protein MKAIRRFTVRAVLPENLSALEEIAGNLRWSWHEPTRQLFARIAPELWQQVGHDPIALLGAVEPARLAELAADQGYVDWASHIREDLRAYLSEPRWYQSLDDSAPHSIAYFSPEFGIAAALPQYSGGLGILAGDHLKAASDLGVPLVGVGLFYRSGYFAQAITPDGWQLESYPVLDPDGLPLSVLRNPDGTPVQITLALPDGVLHARVWQVAVGRVTLLLLDTDIPDNEERLRSVTDRLYGGGGEHRLLQELLLGIGGVRAVKAWNDLTGTPAAEVFHTNEGHAGFLGLERISDLIGEGLTFDEALQVVRAGTVFTTHTPVPAGIDRFDTPLVQRYFSTDLLPGVDPQQVLSLGAEDYPGGSPDVFNMAVMGLRLGQHANGVSRLHGEVSRQMFNGLYPGFDAQEVPIDSVTNGVHAPTWTDPMLLALAEERLGTDDTTAADWANGQAVTDLDLWSVRTRMREQLVEDARRRLQAAWESQNPGGIAPAWMDELLDPSVLTIGFARRVPTYKRLTLMLHSPERLRSILLNADRPVQIVIAGKSHPADDEGKRLIQKLVQFASEPDIRTRMVFLPDYDIGMAQLLYPGTDIWLNNPLRPLEACGTSGMKAALNGALNLSILDGWWNEFYDGENGWAIPSADAAGDGAERDALEAEALYDLIEHQIAPRFYDRNSDGVPERWVGQIRHTLSTLSPELSAGRMVREYVTRLYVPATTFERRLTADGFAAARSLAAWKSRVRAAWPGVTVAHVDAGGVDAVPQVGDELHVRALVHLGGLSPDDVEVQLVYGRSHEGDDLTDVRHEALAVDEAEPGVDDPSVAREYRGTVELDHAGGFGYTVRVVPRNPLLISDAELGLVAVAS; encoded by the coding sequence GTGAAGGCTATCCGAAGGTTCACCGTCCGTGCCGTCCTGCCAGAGAATCTCTCTGCTCTCGAAGAGATTGCAGGCAATTTGCGCTGGTCCTGGCATGAGCCGACCCGCCAGCTGTTCGCGAGGATCGCGCCCGAGTTGTGGCAGCAGGTGGGCCACGATCCGATCGCGCTGCTGGGCGCCGTCGAGCCTGCCCGGCTCGCCGAACTCGCTGCCGACCAGGGCTACGTCGACTGGGCCTCCCACATCCGGGAGGACCTGCGCGCATACCTGAGCGAGCCGCGCTGGTATCAGTCGCTCGACGACTCCGCTCCTCACTCCATCGCATACTTCTCCCCGGAGTTCGGGATCGCCGCCGCCCTGCCGCAGTACTCGGGCGGCCTCGGCATCCTCGCCGGCGACCACCTCAAGGCCGCGAGCGACCTCGGCGTTCCTCTCGTCGGCGTCGGCCTCTTCTACCGCTCGGGATACTTCGCCCAGGCGATCACGCCGGACGGCTGGCAGCTGGAGAGCTACCCGGTGCTCGACCCCGACGGCCTTCCGCTGTCCGTCCTGCGCAACCCGGACGGCACCCCGGTGCAGATCACGCTCGCCCTCCCCGACGGCGTGCTGCACGCCCGCGTCTGGCAGGTCGCCGTCGGACGTGTGACGCTGCTGCTGCTCGACACGGACATCCCAGACAACGAGGAGCGGCTGCGCTCGGTGACCGACCGCCTGTACGGCGGAGGAGGAGAGCACCGCCTGCTGCAGGAGCTGCTGCTCGGCATCGGCGGCGTGCGCGCCGTCAAGGCGTGGAACGACCTGACCGGAACTCCGGCCGCCGAGGTGTTCCACACCAACGAGGGCCACGCAGGGTTCCTCGGCCTGGAGCGCATCTCCGACCTGATCGGCGAGGGCCTCACCTTCGACGAGGCGCTACAGGTGGTGCGTGCGGGAACGGTGTTCACCACGCACACCCCTGTCCCCGCCGGCATCGACCGGTTCGACACCCCTCTCGTCCAGCGCTATTTCTCCACCGACCTCCTGCCCGGCGTCGACCCGCAGCAGGTGCTCTCCCTCGGTGCCGAGGACTACCCGGGCGGCTCGCCGGACGTGTTCAACATGGCCGTGATGGGCCTCCGGCTCGGCCAGCACGCCAACGGCGTCTCGCGGCTGCACGGCGAGGTCAGCAGGCAGATGTTCAACGGGCTCTACCCGGGGTTCGACGCGCAGGAGGTGCCGATCGACTCGGTCACCAACGGCGTACACGCCCCCACCTGGACGGACCCGATGCTGCTCGCGCTCGCCGAGGAACGCCTCGGCACCGACGACACCACCGCAGCGGACTGGGCCAACGGCCAGGCCGTCACCGACCTCGACCTGTGGTCGGTGCGCACCAGGATGCGCGAGCAGCTGGTGGAGGACGCCCGGCGCCGCCTGCAGGCCGCGTGGGAGTCGCAGAACCCCGGCGGCATCGCCCCGGCCTGGATGGACGAGCTGCTCGACCCGTCCGTGCTCACCATCGGGTTCGCCCGGCGCGTCCCGACGTACAAGCGCCTCACCCTGATGCTGCACAGCCCGGAGCGGCTGCGGTCGATCCTGCTGAACGCCGACCGGCCGGTGCAGATCGTGATCGCCGGCAAGTCGCATCCGGCAGACGACGAGGGCAAGCGCCTCATCCAGAAGCTGGTGCAGTTCGCCTCGGAGCCCGACATCCGCACCCGCATGGTCTTCCTGCCCGACTACGACATCGGGATGGCGCAGCTGCTCTACCCCGGCACGGACATCTGGCTGAACAACCCGCTGCGCCCGCTGGAGGCGTGCGGCACCTCCGGGATGAAGGCGGCACTGAACGGAGCGCTCAACCTCTCCATCCTCGACGGCTGGTGGAATGAGTTCTACGACGGCGAGAACGGCTGGGCGATCCCGTCCGCCGACGCGGCGGGAGACGGGGCGGAGCGCGACGCGCTCGAAGCCGAGGCGCTCTACGACCTGATCGAGCACCAGATCGCCCCGCGGTTCTACGACCGCAACAGCGACGGCGTGCCCGAGAGGTGGGTCGGCCAGATCCGGCACACCCTCTCCACCCTGTCGCCCGAGCTGAGCGCGGGCAGGATGGTGCGCGAGTACGTCACCCGCCTCTACGTTCCCGCCACCACGTTCGAGCGCAGGCTCACCGCAGACGGCTTCGCCGCCGCCCGCAGCCTCGCCGCCTGGAAGTCGCGCGTCCGCGCAGCCTGGCCGGGCGTCACGGTCGCCCACGTCGACGCCGGAGGTGTGGATGCTGTGCCGCAGGTCGGCGACGAGCTGCACGTGCGCGCACTGGTGCACCTGGGCGGGCTGAGCCCCGACGACGTGGAGGTGCAGCTGGTCTACGGCCGCAGCCACGAGGGCGACGACCTGACCGACGTTCGCCACGAGGCGCTCGCTGTCGACGAAGCGGAGCCGGGCGTCGACGACCCGTCCGTGGCGCGCGAGTACCGCGGGACGGTCGAGCTCGACCACGCGGGCGGTTTCGGATACACGGTGCGTGTCGTGCCGCGCAACCCGCTGCTGATCTCCGATGCGGAGCTGGGGCTGGTGGCGGTCGCGAGCTGA
- the ybaK gene encoding Cys-tRNA(Pro) deacylase gives MAKAKSPSGRMAGTPATVALTAAGIAFTVHAYDHDPAAASYGLEAAEALGVEPDRVFKTLLADTELGLVVGIVPVTGMLDLKALAAAVGAKRATMADPAVAERKTGYVVGGISPIGQKTRLRTVLDETAQLWDTVFVSGGKRGMDVELSPTDLLAVTAGDVAAIAA, from the coding sequence GTGGCGAAGGCGAAGTCGCCGTCCGGGAGGATGGCAGGCACCCCGGCGACCGTCGCGCTGACGGCGGCCGGCATCGCGTTCACGGTGCACGCGTACGACCACGACCCGGCGGCCGCCTCGTACGGCCTGGAAGCGGCGGAGGCGCTCGGCGTCGAACCCGACCGCGTGTTCAAAACGCTGCTCGCCGACACCGAGCTCGGCCTCGTGGTCGGCATTGTGCCGGTGACCGGGATGCTCGACCTCAAGGCGCTCGCCGCTGCCGTCGGCGCCAAGCGCGCGACGATGGCCGATCCGGCCGTCGCCGAACGCAAGACCGGCTATGTGGTCGGCGGCATCAGCCCGATCGGGCAGAAGACCAGGCTCCGCACCGTGCTGGACGAGACGGCCCAGCTCTGGGACACGGTGTTCGTCTCCGGCGGCAAGCGCGGGATGGACGTGGAGCTCTCCCCCACCGACCTCCTCGCCGTCACCGCCGGAGACGTCGCGGCCATCGCCGCCTGA